Genomic window (Nitrosophilus kaiyonis):
AGTAGCAAGTAAAAAAATCTTTACTCTCATCCAAAACGGCTTGGATGAGAGCTATTTTGATGTTATAAAGGTTGGAGCAGGTGGAGACAAAAGTACAAAAATTGATCTAGTAAGCGAAGAGATATATATAAAATATTTAAAAAGTTTTGGACAGATTATCTCTGAAGAGAGTGGTATTATAGGTGAAGGTGAAGAAAAAATTATTTTAGATCCTATTGATGGAAGTGATAATCTTATTTCTGGATTTCCTTACTATGGCTCTTCTATAGCTATTAAAAAAGATAATTTAACAATATTTTCTTTTATTGCAAATTTTGCAAATGGTGATTTTTTTGTAAAAAGTGATGATTTTTATAAAAAAGGCAATTTATATTTTGAAGACTTTAACTTAAAAGATATAGAAATCAAAGAGTATAAAGGCAGAATT
Coding sequences:
- a CDS encoding inositol monophosphatase family protein encodes the protein MVEKYLKNVLVASKKIFTLIQNGLDESYFDVIKVGAGGDKSTKIDLVSEEIYIKYLKSFGQIISEESGIIGEGEEKIILDPIDGSDNLISGFPYYGSSIAIKKDNLTIFSFIANFANGDFFVKSDDFYKKGNLYFEDFNLKDIEIKEYKGRIGLFEKAYANPKIVKALKDNYIKFRSPGAVALSLSYAHNVRFVLFAGKIREYDIAAGLHQCVDLNLYYNDKYILVSKSKELFDKIRKDVLKD